The following is a genomic window from Gemmatimonadaceae bacterium.
TGCATATCGAGCGCCGCGCGGGCAACGCTGCGGATCTCTCCGTTCTTCTTGTACTCGTCGATCTTCTGACGCGCGCCGTCAATCGTGTACTTCTCCGTGTACAGAAGTTGACGCACGAGCATGATAAGCTCGATCTCGCGCCGCTGGTATACGCGATTCCCGGACCGATTCTTGGCCGGATGGAGAAAGCGGAACTGGCTCTCCCAGTACCTCAGCACATGGGGCTTCAGATCCGTCAGGTTGCAGACGTCGCCCATGGAGAAGAACTCCCTTACTGGCTCGGCGGCCATCACTCGGTCTCCGATCTCAGCTCGCGCGCCATCAGCGCGCTGATGGCATCGCGCGCCGGCTGTCTTTCGAACAACACCCGGTGAACAGCATCAACGATTGGCATCTCCACTCCCTCCCGCGCCGCCAGCGCATGAGCACTCCGTGTGGTCACTACTCCCTCGGCCACCGTCTCCTTCCCCGCCAGCACTTCGTCAAGCGATACTCCGCGCCCGATTTCGACGCCCAGGCTTCTGTTTCGGCTCAACGATCCGGTGCACGTGAGTACCAGGTCGCCGAGGCCAGCGAGACCGGCGAGCGTTGCCGGCTCCGCTCCCAGGCGCACACCCAGTCGCGTCA
Proteins encoded in this region:
- a CDS encoding MerR family transcriptional regulator, encoding MAAEPVREFFSMGDVCNLTDLKPHVLRYWESQFRFLHPAKNRSGNRVYQRREIELIMLVRQLLYTEKYTIDGARQKIDEYKKNGEIRSVARAALDMQTVESLESDLRAIAAILKGDEPPE